The following is a genomic window from Halobacterium sp. R2-5.
GACGGAGCGCTCGCCGACGAAGTCCACGCGGTCGGCGATGCGGAGGTCGCGAGCCTGGCGCTCGTAGCCCTCGCGCGCGGGGCCGTCGCCGACGACGGTGCAGTTCCAGTCGTACTCGCGGAACTCCGCGAGCGCCAGGAAGAGGGATTCGAGGTTGGCGTCCTCGTCGAGGCGCCGGCTGCACACGATATCGCCGGCGTCGCCGGGTTCGGAGCGCCGGATCTCGTCCATGTCGATGCCGGTGGGGACGACGCGGACGTCGGTGCCGTCCGCGCCGCACTCCCGGGCGCTCGTCTTCACGGTCCGCGAGGGTGCGACGACCGCGCTGGGCTTCCGGGCGGCGTACCGGAACGCGCGGCCGCGCATCCCCGTGATGGCGTCGTGGGGGTCGTACCACTCGCAGACCAGCGGCGCGCCAGCGAGCAGCGCGCCCCAGCGCGCGCCGTAGACGTGCGTGGGCGTCCGCGTCGCGGCGTGGACGACGTCCGGGTCGACGGACCTGAGGGTGGCGGCGGCCTTCGGCGAGAACCAGCGGTCGCCGCGCTCGTCGGTGACGGCGTGATACGTCAGGCCCTCGTGTTCGAACGTGTCCGGCCGGCCGTCCCACCACTGCGCACAGCAGACGTGGACGTCGTGGCCGCGGGTCGCGAGCAGGTCCGCGAGCAGTCGCAGGCGGTCGACGTCGTCGGCGTCGGCGTGGTGGGCGGTCGTCTCCGAGACGAACGCCACGCGCATACTCGCCGGGACGCAACACGCCGGTAAAAACGGTTCTGTTCTCCGGGACGCCGCTTCCGCGACCGGAAGGCTATCGACGCCTCGGCGGCTGTCTCCGCTATGGCCTACGACATCGAGCGGTATCTGAACGTCCGGAGCGCGGGCGGCCCGACGTTCGGCCCCGCGGGCGAGCTCGCCTTCCTGCTGGACACCACGGGGTCGAACCAGGTGTGGCGCGTGGACGCCTCCGAGGAGTGGCCAGCCCAGCTGACGTTCCACGACGAGCGCGTGGCGTTCGCGTCGTTCTCGCCGACGCGCGACGAGCTCGTCTACGGGACGGACGCCGGCGGCGACGAGTTCTGGCAGCTCCACCGCCTCGCCGCGGACGGCAGCGAGGACGTGGCGCTCACCGACGACCCGGACGCGAAACACCAGTTCGGCGGCTGGAGCCACGACGGGGACCGGCTCGCGTACGCCGCGAACCGCCGCGACCAGGGCGTCTTCGACGTCTACACCCAGAGCCGCGACGAGACGGGCGCGGACGCCGACCTGCTCGTCGAGGGCGACGACTACGACATGCTGGCGGCCGCGGGCTGGAGCCCGAGCGACGACCGGCTGTTGCTCCACGAGAGTCACTCGAACGTCAGCAACGACCTCTACGTCGCCGACGTCGACACCGGTGAGGTCACGCACGCGACGCCGTTCGACGACGACGACGTGCAGTTCTCCTCGGTGGCGTGGACGCCGGACGGCGACGGCGTCTACGTCTGCACCGACCTCGGCGCAGACACCCACTACCTGGGACTGCTCGACCCCGGCTCCGGAGACGTCGAGGAAGTCGCCAGCGGCGGCGACTGGCCGCTGGAGTCCGTCGCCGTCGACCACGACTCCGGGCGGCTGGCGTACGTCCGGAACGTCGACGGCTACAGCGAACTCACGCTCGCCGAGGCCGACGGCACCAGTCTCGGCGAGTACCCGAAGCCCGACCTCGTCGACGGCGTCGTCTCCGGCGTGAGCTTCGACCCGGACGGCGAGCGCGTCGCGGTGTCGGCCTCTTCCCCGACGGAGAACGGCAACGTCTACGTCGTCGACGTCGAGAGCGGCGACGCGCGCCGCTGGACGGACGCCTCGACGGCGGGCATCCCGAAGCAGACGTTCCGGGAGCCCGAACTAATTCACTACGAGAGCTTCGATGGACTCGACGTTCCGGCGTTCCTCACGCTCCCCGAGGGCGACGGCCCCCACCCCGTCGTCGTCGACTTCCACGGCGGTCCCGAGTCCCAGCGCCGGCCGTGGTTCTCGGGGCTCCGCCAGTACTTCGTCGACAACGGCTACGCCGTCTTCGAGCCGAACGTCCGCGGGTCCTCCGGCTACGGGAAGGAGTACATGAACCTCGACAACGTCCGCAACCGGATGGACTCGGTGAAAGACGGCGAGGCCGGCGTCGAGTGGCTCGCCGCCCGCGACGACGTCGACGAGGACCGCGTCGTCGCGTACGGCGGCTCCTACGGCGGGTTCATGGTGCTGGCGTCGCTCACGGAGTACCCCGACCTGTGGGCGGCGGGCGTCGACGTCGTCGGCATCGCGAACTTCGTCACCTTCCTCGAGAACACCGGCGACTGGCGCCGCGAGCACCGCGAGGCCGAGTACGGCAGCCTCGCCGACGACCGCGAGTTCCTCGAATCCATCAGTCCCGTCCACAGCGCCGACCGCATCCGCGCGCCGCTGCTCGTGCTCCACGGCGCGAACGACCCCCGCGTCCCCGTCGAGGAAGCCGAACAGATCGTCGAGCAGGCCGGCGAACACGTTCCCACGGAGAAACTCGTCTTCGAGGACGAGGGCCACGGCTTCACGAAACTGGAGAACAAGCTCACCGCCTACCGCGCGGTCGTCGACTTCCTCGACGAACACGTCTAGGTACTTCCGTCTCGGGAGAGAGCGCCCCGTATGGAAGTCGACCTGACGAACCCGTGGCTGTTCGGCGCGGGCGTCGTCGCGCTCTGGGTGACGCTGTTCGTGCTCCTCGAGGCCGTCCTGTTCGACGGCGACGTGGCCGGCGCGGCCGCACGCGGGTTCGCCGGCGGCCTCGCGTTCGCCGTCGTGTACGCGTACGTGCAGCGGCAGGGGGAGTGACTCGCGACAACTGTTAGTGGTCGCCGTGGCTACACTCTCGTGATGAACGCCGCCGTCGTGCTCGCCCTCCCGGTGGTCGCGTACGCCGCGAGCAGGCTCGCGGGCGTCGCCGCCGCGCGCGCCGCCGACCGCGTGACCGCCGCGTCCCGGCTGCGGCGCGCGAACCGCGTCCTGCAGGCCGCCGCGGCGCTCACCGGCCTGTTCGTGTTCACGAACTCGCCGCTGGACGACGCGCTCGCAGCCGCGCTGCCCGTCCCGTCGGTCGTCGGCGTGCTCGTCGCGCTCGCCGGCACCGTGCTGGTCGGCGGCGTCGTGCCGGCGCTCGCCGTTCACCTCGGAACGCGGCCCGCGTGGGCGAGCGTCACTGGACACTCACCCGACTACGCGGCGACCGTCCGGCGGTTCCTCGCGCTCGCGTCCGTCCTCGTCGCGCCCGCGTTCTTCGTCGTCAGCGCGTGGCTGGCCGCGCCGTCCGGCCGACCGAGCCTGCTGGCCGTCGCCGGCGCGTCCGCCGTCATCGTCGTCGCGATGCCGCCGCTCGCCGCGAGGTTCGGGCCGCTACGGCCGCCGACCCACGAGGAAGCAGCCGCGATTCCGGCGTGCGCCCACGGCCTCCGGGTGCGCGTCGTCGAGACCGGCCGTCACCCGGTCGCGAACGCCGTCGCCGCGGGCGTGCTCCCCGGCGCCCGGTACGTGTTCGTGACGGACGCGCTGTTCCGGACGCTGGACGCCGACGCCACCGCCGCCGTGGTCGCCCACGAGGTCGGCCACCACCGCCGCGGCCACGTCCCCGCGCGGTTCCTCGCGACGGGCGTGGCGCTCGCGCCGCTGTTCCTCGCGGCGACCGGCGTCCTCGACGCGCTCGTCCCCGCCGTCGCGGCCTCCGTCGCGTTGTTACTCGCTGTCGGCCCGCTCGTCCGGTGGACGGAGTTCGACGCCGACGCGTACGCCGCCGCCCGCGTCGGCAGCCCCGCGATGGAGCGCGCGCTCGCCACGCTCGCTGACCGCGGGCTCGTCCCCGTCGACCGGTCGCGGCTCGCCCGCCTGTTCTCCTTTCACCCCGCCATCGGGCGGCGGGTCGACCGCCTGCGCACCCCAAATCGTTTTTCCTGACGGCTGCGACGTTCGACTGTGGAGCTCGACCGTCGACGCGTCGTCTTCCGGGTGTTCGTCGCCGTCGCCATCGGCGCCCTGCTGGTGACCGGTGTCGGGTGGGACCAGGTAATCGAGAACCTCCGCGACGCCGACCTCGTCTACTACTCGCTCGCACCGGTCGGCTCGGCGTTCGCGCTGCTCGCGGGCGGCGAAGGGATGCGGCTCGCGCTCGGCTTCTCCGTCCTGAGCGTGCGCGGCGCGCTCGCGCGGCGGGCGTTCTACGCCGCCGCCATCGTCCGGAGCTTCCTCCCGGCGGGCACCGTCGGCGCCGGCGGGTTCGTCGCGTACGTGGTCAGCCGCCACGACGAGGTGTCGCTGAGCGAGGCGGCCGCTGGCGTCTCCGCGTGGGAGTTCGTGATGATGCTCGGGTCCGCCGTCGTCGGCCTCTTCGGTGTGCTCGGCGTGCTCGCGCAGGGCCGAGGAACTGGGGGGTTGGCCCGGCTGTTCGTGGGATTCTGCGTGGTGCTCGCGCTCGTCGCCGTCTTCGGCGTCGTCGTCGAACGGTCCCGCGACCACGTCGCCGTCGTACTCGCCCGGATCGGCCGAACCCTCGACCCGCTACTCGTCCGCGTCGTCCCCGGCTACGACGAGCCAATCGAGACTGCGGACATCCGGGCCGGCCTCGACGAGTTCTTCGGCGCGCTCGCCGCGCTGGCCGCCGACCGCTCGCGGTTCGTCTCCGTGCTCGCGGCCGCCCACCTCGCCTGGATCGGGTGGATGATTCCGCTGTACGTGAGCCTGCGCGCGGTCGGCGTCGGCGTCTCTCCCGCGGTCGTCGCCGTCGCAGTGACGGTGTCGGGGTTCGCACGCGCCATTCCGCTGCCGGCCGGCATCGGCCCCGTGGACGCCGCGCTCGGCGGGGTGCTCATCGCGCTCACGCCGCACTCGCTCGGCGAGCTCGCGTCCGCGCTCGTGCTCTACCGCTCGGGCATGCTGCTCGTGCAGGTGATGGCGGGCGGGCTCTCGCTGTGGACGCTGGACGCCGCGGCGACGGGCAGGCTCACCGACTAGATGACGCCGGTCTTCGCGGCGGCCTCGACGGCGGCGTCCTCGCTGATGCCGGAGCCGAGAATCGTGTAGCGGTCCCGGATCTCGTGGGCCGAGGTCATCGCTTCGAGCAGTTCCTCGTCGGTGATGCCGAGTTCCTCGGCGGTCGTCGGCGCGTCGAGCGCGCGCAACGCGTCCCGGACCGAGCGCCACTCGCCCTGCTCGCCGGAGTGGAGGTACTCCGCGAGAATCGAGCCGACGCCGACCTGGTGGCCGTGGAGGGCCTTCCCGGGCGCGATGCGGTCGAGCTGGTGGCTGAACAGGTGCTCGCTACCGGACGCCGGTCGCGAGGAGCCCGCGATGGACATCGCGACCCCCGAGGAGACGAGCGCCTTCATCACGACCCACGCGGACTCCTCCAGTTCGGGCTTGATCGAGCCCGCGTTGTCCACGAGCATCTCCGCGGTCATCTGGCTGAGCGCGCCCGCGTACTCGCTGTACTCGACGTTCTGGAGGCGTTCGGCGAGCCGCCAGTCCTTGACGGCGGTGTAGTTGGAGATGATGTCCGCGCAGCCCGCGGTCGTCAGGTCCCACGGCGCGTCCGCGATGACGCCGGTGTCAGCGACGACTGCGACCGGCGGCGCCGCCGCGACCGAGTGGCGGGTGTCGCCCTCCGGCACCGACCCGCGCCCGGAGACGATGCCGTCGTGGCTCGCCGCAGTCGGAACGCTCACGAACCCGACGTCGAGGTGGTCGCTGGCCATCTTCGCGATGTCGATGGGCTTCCCGCCGCCGACGCCGACGAGGTAGCCGACGTCCATCCCGCGGGCGACGTCGAGGACGTCCTCGACGGCGTCGAACGTCGCCTCCTCGACGACCGCGACCTCGGGGTCGTCGCCCGCTTCCTCGAACTGCGCGACGATGGGGTCGGCCGCCACCTCGCGGGGCGTCGGGCTCGTCACGACGAGCGGCTGGCCCGTGAGGTGGGTCTCGACGACGACCTCCCGCGTCCGAGAGAGCACGTCGTGGCCGAGCACGACGCTGCGCGGGAGGCGGATCCACGTCGACTTCTCGAACATGCCCGACTCTCGCCCGGGGACGAGTAAAAGTCTACTCGTCCCGCAGCCGGCGGCGACGTCGGGACGCCCGCGGCGACGGGACCGCGCTACAGCGTGTCGAGGACGTCGAGCAGACGGTCCTCGTCCTCGCGGTCCGGCCCCTCCGCTTCGCCGGTGCGCCCACGCTCGCGGTGGGCGTCGACGGTCTCCGCCATCGCCTCCTCGACGGGTGTGGACTCCCAGCCCAGCTCCTCGATTTTCGACGTGTCGAGGACGTGCGGGTAGTCGCGGTACAGCGGGAACTCCGTGGGTTCGAGGTCGACGATGGAGAGCTCGCGGGGGCTCGTGTACGCGCGCTCGACGTCCGTGCCCAGCGCGTCCGCAATCAGGTCGAGGGTTCGGTCGAGCGTGACGGCGTTCCGGTCGCCGAGGTTGTACGCCTCGCCCGGCGTCCCCTCCTCGGCGACGAGGCGCATCCCGCGGGCGACGTCCTCGACGTAGACGCGCTGCCAGAGGTTCGTGCCGTCCCCGGGGACGACGACCGCGTCGTGTTCGGCGACCCGGTCCACCCAGTACGCGAGGCGCTCCGTGTAGTCGTGGGGGCCGTAGACGACCGTCGGGCGCACGCTCATCGCGTTCACGCCGCGCTCGGCCGCCTGGAAGACGATGCGGTCGCCGGCGGCCTTCCGCGGGCCGTAGGAGTCCAACGAGTCGTCGGTCGCCTGTTCGGCCGTGCACTCCTCGAGTTCCGTCTCGTCCTCGCGCTTCGGTACGTCGTCGGCGGCGTACGCCGACCCGCTGGAGACGTAGACGTACGCGTCCACGCCGCCGAACACGTCGATGGCGTGCTCGACCTCCCGGGGCTTGTACGCGACGCAGTCGAAGACGGCGTCGGGCTCGACCTCCCGCTTCGCGGTCAGCAGGGCCTTCCGGTCCGTGCGGTCGCCCTGCACGTGGTGGACGCGGTTGTTCTCGGCGAACGGGTCGTCGTGCTTCCCGCGGTTGAACGTCGTGACGCGGTAGTCGTGGGCGAGCAGTTCTTCCACGAGGTGGCGGCCGATGAAGCGCGTGCCGCCGACGACGAGCGCGGAGTCCATACGCCGAGAATCGTCGGCCGCGACAAAAGCGGTGGCTATTCGCGTGCGGCTCAGTCCGCGCGCCCGGCGAGCGAGCCGTCGCGGGGCCCCGTCGGTAGCGAGCGGCGCGCGTCCGCCTCCGGCCGCTCGTCGATGGCGGCGCGGTAGGCGTCCGGCATCACGACCGCGAACTCCGAGACCGCCGCCTCCCAGTCGTCGAGCAGTTCGGCCGCGCGCTCGCTGTCCGTGCGCGCCGCGTGGTTCTCCACGAGCCGGCGGATCGCGGACTCGTCGCGGTCCGAGAGGTCGCGGGAGACTTCCACCATCCCGGTGTTACAGCGCTGTTCGAAGTCGCCGTCCGGGTCGTGGACGTACGCCACGCCGCCGGACATCCCCGCTGCGAAGTTCCGGCCGACGTCGCCGAGCACGACCACGATGCCGCCGGTCATGTACTCGCAGCCGTGGTCGCCGACGCCCTCGACGACTGCGTTCGCGCCCGAGTTCCGGACGGCGAAGCGCTCGCCCGCGACGCCGTTGACGTAGCACTCGCCGTCGGTCGCGCCGTACAGCGCGACGTTCCCGACGAGCGTGTTCTCCGCGGGCTCGAAGCCCGCCTCCGGCGGCGTCCGCACGGCGAGCGTGCCGCCCGAGAGCCCCTTGCCGACGTAGTCGTTGGCGGCGCCGGTCAGCGACATCGTGACGCCCGACGCGAGGAACGCGCCGAACGACTGGCCGGCGTTCCCGTCCAGCGAGACCTGGAGGCTGTCCTCCGGTAGCCCGTCGACGCCGTGCTCGCTGCTGACGGCGTGGGAGACGCGCGCGCCGACCGTGCGGTCGCGGGTCGTGATTTCGCGGGACAGCGACACGGTGTCGCCGTCCTCGATGGCGGCCTGCGCGTCCTCGATGATGCTCTCGTCGAGGGCCATGTCGGGCTTGTCCTGCTCCATCGTGTGCGTGCGACCGTCGCCCTCGGGCTCGGCGAGCACGCCCGAGAGGTCGATGTGGCGGCCCTTCGGGTGGTCGGTGTCGCCCTGCGAGAGGTGCTCGACGCGGCCGACGGCCTCCTCGACGCTCGTGTAGCCGAGTTCCGCGAGGACTTCGCGGACCTCCCGCGCGACGAACGTGAGGTAGTTCGCGACCTTCGTCGGCGTGCCGCGGAAGCGCTCGCGGAGCTCGTCGTCCTGGGTGGCGACGCCGGTCGGGCAGTTGTTCGTGTGGCAGATGCGCGCCATCACGCAGCCCGCCGACACCAGCGACGCGGTGCCGAACGCGAACTCCTCGGCGCCCAGCAGCGCGCCGATTGCGACGTCGCGACCCGTCTTCAGGCCGCCGTCGACGCGCAGCGTGACCCGGGAGCGCAGCCCCGTCTCCACGAGTAGCTGGTTCGCCTCAGCGAGACCGAGCTCCCACGGGAGGCCGGCGTGCTTGATGCTCGTCTTCGGGGACGCGCCCGTCCCGCCGTCGTGGCCGGAGATGTGGATGCAGTCCGCGCCCGCCTTCGCACAGCCCGCCGCGACCGTGCCGATGCCCGCCTCCGAGACGAGTTTCACGTGCACGCGGGCGTCCGGGTTGCCCGCCCGGAGGTCGGAGATGAGTTGCTTGAGGTCCTCGATGCTGTAGATGTCGTGCTGGGGCGGCGGGCTGATGAGGCCGACGCCCGGCGTCGAGCACCGCACGTCCGCGATCATCTCGTTGACCTTCTTCCCCGGGAGGTGGCCGCCCTCGCCGGGCTTCGACCCCTGTGCCATCTTGATCTGGAGGTCGTCGGCCGACGAGAGGTACGTGCTCGTCACGCCGAACCGGCCGGAGGCCACCTGCTTGATGGCGCACTCGCGGTCGGTGTCGAAGCGCTCGGGCGGCTCGCCGCCCTCGCCCGTGTTCGCCTTCGCGCCGAGCTCGTTGGCGGCCTGGGCGTTCGTCTCGTGGGCTTCCGGGCTGAGACTGCCGAGGCTCATCGCGGCCGTCGAGAACCGCTCGACGATGTCCGCCTCGGATTCGACCTCTTCGACGGGGACGCTCTCCCTGTCCTCCG
Proteins encoded in this region:
- a CDS encoding NAD(P)-dependent glycerol-1-phosphate dehydrogenase, which gives rise to MFEKSTWIRLPRSVVLGHDVLSRTREVVVETHLTGQPLVVTSPTPREVAADPIVAQFEEAGDDPEVAVVEEATFDAVEDVLDVARGMDVGYLVGVGGGKPIDIAKMASDHLDVGFVSVPTAASHDGIVSGRGSVPEGDTRHSVAAAPPVAVVADTGVIADAPWDLTTAGCADIISNYTAVKDWRLAERLQNVEYSEYAGALSQMTAEMLVDNAGSIKPELEESAWVVMKALVSSGVAMSIAGSSRPASGSEHLFSHQLDRIAPGKALHGHQVGVGSILAEYLHSGEQGEWRSVRDALRALDAPTTAEELGITDEELLEAMTSAHEIRDRYTILGSGISEDAAVEAAAKTGVI
- a CDS encoding S9 family peptidase, whose translation is MAYDIERYLNVRSAGGPTFGPAGELAFLLDTTGSNQVWRVDASEEWPAQLTFHDERVAFASFSPTRDELVYGTDAGGDEFWQLHRLAADGSEDVALTDDPDAKHQFGGWSHDGDRLAYAANRRDQGVFDVYTQSRDETGADADLLVEGDDYDMLAAAGWSPSDDRLLLHESHSNVSNDLYVADVDTGEVTHATPFDDDDVQFSSVAWTPDGDGVYVCTDLGADTHYLGLLDPGSGDVEEVASGGDWPLESVAVDHDSGRLAYVRNVDGYSELTLAEADGTSLGEYPKPDLVDGVVSGVSFDPDGERVAVSASSPTENGNVYVVDVESGDARRWTDASTAGIPKQTFREPELIHYESFDGLDVPAFLTLPEGDGPHPVVVDFHGGPESQRRPWFSGLRQYFVDNGYAVFEPNVRGSSGYGKEYMNLDNVRNRMDSVKDGEAGVEWLAARDDVDEDRVVAYGGSYGGFMVLASLTEYPDLWAAGVDVVGIANFVTFLENTGDWRREHREAEYGSLADDREFLESISPVHSADRIRAPLLVLHGANDPRVPVEEAEQIVEQAGEHVPTEKLVFEDEGHGFTKLENKLTAYRAVVDFLDEHV
- a CDS encoding lysylphosphatidylglycerol synthase domain-containing protein, producing the protein MELDRRRVVFRVFVAVAIGALLVTGVGWDQVIENLRDADLVYYSLAPVGSAFALLAGGEGMRLALGFSVLSVRGALARRAFYAAAIVRSFLPAGTVGAGGFVAYVVSRHDEVSLSEAAAGVSAWEFVMMLGSAVVGLFGVLGVLAQGRGTGGLARLFVGFCVVLALVAVFGVVVERSRDHVAVVLARIGRTLDPLLVRVVPGYDEPIETADIRAGLDEFFGALAALAADRSRFVSVLAAAHLAWIGWMIPLYVSLRAVGVGVSPAVVAVAVTVSGFARAIPLPAGIGPVDAALGGVLIALTPHSLGELASALVLYRSGMLLVQVMAGGLSLWTLDAAATGRLTD
- a CDS encoding glycosyltransferase; its protein translation is MRVAFVSETTAHHADADDVDRLRLLADLLATRGHDVHVCCAQWWDGRPDTFEHEGLTYHAVTDERGDRWFSPKAAATLRSVDPDVVHAATRTPTHVYGARWGALLAGAPLVCEWYDPHDAITGMRGRAFRYAARKPSAVVAPSRTVKTSARECGADGTDVRVVPTGIDMDEIRRSEPGDAGDIVCSRRLDEDANLESLFLALAEFREYDWNCTVVGDGPAREGYERQARDLRIADRVDFVGERSVAERVRLFKDAHVYVHTAERTSFGLDLLRALACGCVGIVEYHAESSAHELVETYDRGFRATNDEEITECLVAAGDLERKDVDETFAEYDDEQFVEAYLDVYREAQEQAGLL
- a CDS encoding M48 family metalloprotease, with amino-acid sequence MNAAVVLALPVVAYAASRLAGVAAARAADRVTAASRLRRANRVLQAAAALTGLFVFTNSPLDDALAAALPVPSVVGVLVALAGTVLVGGVVPALAVHLGTRPAWASVTGHSPDYAATVRRFLALASVLVAPAFFVVSAWLAAPSGRPSLLAVAGASAVIVVAMPPLAARFGPLRPPTHEEAAAIPACAHGLRVRVVETGRHPVANAVAAGVLPGARYVFVTDALFRTLDADATAAVVAHEVGHHRRGHVPARFLATGVALAPLFLAATGVLDALVPAVAASVALLLAVGPLVRWTEFDADAYAAARVGSPAMERALATLADRGLVPVDRSRLARLFSFHPAIGRRVDRLRTPNRFS
- a CDS encoding SDR family oxidoreductase; its protein translation is MDSALVVGGTRFIGRHLVEELLAHDYRVTTFNRGKHDDPFAENNRVHHVQGDRTDRKALLTAKREVEPDAVFDCVAYKPREVEHAIDVFGGVDAYVYVSSGSAYAADDVPKREDETELEECTAEQATDDSLDSYGPRKAAGDRIVFQAAERGVNAMSVRPTVVYGPHDYTERLAYWVDRVAEHDAVVVPGDGTNLWQRVYVEDVARGMRLVAEEGTPGEAYNLGDRNAVTLDRTLDLIADALGTDVERAYTSPRELSIVDLEPTEFPLYRDYPHVLDTSKIEELGWESTPVEEAMAETVDAHRERGRTGEAEGPDREDEDRLLDVLDTL